The nucleotide sequence CCGCCTCCTTGACGTAGGTCAGGATGTCCGGGCCCTCGGCGATGAGCTTCGAGGACCGCCACGGCTTGAAGCGGAAGCCGAGGGTGAACATGTCCGAGTCCGACCGGATGCCCGGGTACTTGAACAGATCCCAGGTGCCACCCATGTTCTCGCGCCGCTCCAGGATGGCGTAGCTCTTCGACGGGCTGCGGTCCTGCAGGTGCCACGCGGCACTGACCCCGGAGATGCCGGCGCCGATGATCAGGACGTCGAGGTGTTCGCTCATGACGGTCACGTTATCAACGCGGTGTTGAATGAGTCAACGGTCTGTTGATAAATTCGACATGCAGTAAAGTAACCGCCGTGACCACCACCAGTCCCAGCCGATCCGGACGCGGCCGGCGTTCGACGCGTCCCTCCGGCGACGACCGCGAGGCGGCGATCCTCGCCACCGCCGAACGGCTGCTGGGCGAGAAGGCGTTCGCCGACATCTCGGTCGACGACCTCGCGAAGGGCGCGGGACTGTCGCGGCCGACGTTCTACTTCTACTTCGCCTCCAAGGAGGCGGTCCTGCTCGCGCTGCTGCAGCCGCTGATCCGCCAGGCCGACACCGGATTCGACGGCGCCATGGACAGGCTGCCCCACGACCCGCGCCGGGCCTTCCTCGAGGGCATCCGTACGTTCTTCACCGCGTTCGGCGACCACGGCGTGGTGGCCCGGGCGGGTACCGAGGCCATCGCCGGCAGCCCGGACGTGCGCGCCGTCTGGTCGGCGTTCATGCAGAAGTGGATCACCCAGACCGCGGCACTCATCGAGGCCGAACGCGCCCGCGGCGCGGCGCCGGACACCATCCCCGCCCACGATCTCGCGACGACGCTCAACCTGATGAACGAGCGTGCGATGACCGCGACACTGGTCGCCGAGGACGGGGCGGTCGCGCGCGACCGGATCGTCGAGACCCTCGCCCACATCTGGCTGACCAGCATCTACGGCGACTCACAGTAGCCCTGTCGCCGGTCCGTGCGAACATGTGTTCGTGTCCGAGGAGGCCGCTGCATCCTTCGGCCGGCCTCCCGCGTCGGCCACGATCCTGCACGCCGACCTCGACTCCTTCTACGCCTCCGTCGAGCAGCGGGACGATCCCGCACTGCGCGGCAGGCCGGTGATCGTCGGCGGCGGCGTCGTGCTCGCCGCGAGCTATGAGGCGAAGGCCTTCGGGGTGCGCACCGCGATGGGCGGGCGGCAGGCACGCCAGCTCTGCCCCCGGGCCATCGTGGTCCCGCCGCGGATGGCCGCGTACTCGGCGGCCAG is from Mycolicibacterium grossiae and encodes:
- a CDS encoding TetR/AcrR family transcriptional regulator, with protein sequence MTTTSPSRSGRGRRSTRPSGDDREAAILATAERLLGEKAFADISVDDLAKGAGLSRPTFYFYFASKEAVLLALLQPLIRQADTGFDGAMDRLPHDPRRAFLEGIRTFFTAFGDHGVVARAGTEAIAGSPDVRAVWSAFMQKWITQTAALIEAERARGAAPDTIPAHDLATTLNLMNERAMTATLVAEDGAVARDRIVETLAHIWLTSIYGDSQ